A portion of the Syntrophorhabdaceae bacterium genome contains these proteins:
- a CDS encoding protein-glutamate O-methyltransferase, protein MIKKQPQTMNLSDNDFVRLGKFIYHQCGINITDAKRSMLEARLQKRLQILNFSSFSQYCDYLFSAQGNEQELTDMINQVTTNKTDFFREPGHFDYLTRKVLPELNRTRRAITVWSAGCSSGEEPYTLAMVLKEFGCDFIVAATDISTRVLEKARRAVYDDEEVGPIPSEMRRKYLLVSKDKTKKLYRVIPALREMVRFRRLNFMDGDFGFREPVDIIFCRNVIIYFDRPTQERLLNKFCQCLSPHGYIFMGHSETLFSMNVPLTQVAPTVYRRVA, encoded by the coding sequence TTGATTAAGAAACAGCCACAGACCATGAACCTGTCCGACAACGATTTCGTCCGTCTTGGGAAGTTCATTTATCATCAGTGTGGCATCAATATAACTGATGCCAAAAGGTCCATGCTGGAAGCCCGCCTCCAGAAGAGACTACAAATACTTAACTTCAGCTCGTTTTCCCAGTATTGTGATTATCTGTTCAGTGCGCAGGGCAACGAACAAGAGCTGACAGACATGATCAATCAGGTAACCACCAACAAGACGGATTTCTTCCGCGAGCCAGGACACTTCGATTATCTGACCCGAAAGGTGCTCCCTGAATTGAATCGGACGAGAAGGGCTATCACGGTCTGGAGCGCAGGATGTTCGAGCGGAGAGGAACCGTATACACTCGCCATGGTATTGAAAGAATTCGGGTGCGACTTTATCGTCGCTGCTACCGACATATCCACGAGGGTACTTGAAAAGGCGCGCCGTGCCGTGTACGATGACGAAGAGGTAGGTCCCATACCCTCGGAGATGAGGAGGAAATACCTACTTGTAAGCAAAGACAAGACAAAAAAGCTTTATCGGGTCATCCCGGCGCTGCGAGAGATGGTAAGATTCAGAAGACTCAACTTCATGGATGGCGACTTTGGTTTCCGCGAGCCCGTAGACATCATTTTTTGCAGGAATGTCATCATTTATTTCGACAGACCCACACAGGAAAGACTTCTGAACAAGTTCTGCCAGTGCCTTTCTCCACATGGATATATCTTTATGGGACACTCAGAGACACTTTTCAGTATGAATGTGCCTCTAACTCAGGTAGCGCCGACAGTTTACCGGAGGGTGGCATGA
- a CDS encoding chemotaxis protein CheD, with product MNIYLKPGEIYISDKPVIVSTILGSCIALTIFNKRLKVGGICHAQLPTNPSSDVENTFRYVDSSIFYMIRKFEMMGITKDEMVVKLMGGADVLDPARANRSTVGQKNVETALNVIKSHQLILAASHVGGELGRKIHFDTDTGEVLLKRINRTPGEEVLNR from the coding sequence ATGAACATCTATCTCAAGCCCGGTGAGATATACATTTCCGATAAGCCTGTGATAGTTTCCACGATTCTTGGTTCCTGCATCGCGTTGACGATATTTAACAAACGACTGAAAGTGGGAGGCATCTGTCACGCACAGCTTCCCACAAACCCCTCCTCAGACGTCGAGAATACTTTCCGATACGTTGACAGCTCCATCTTCTACATGATCAGGAAATTTGAAATGATGGGTATTACAAAGGATGAAATGGTGGTCAAGCTCATGGGCGGGGCGGATGTACTTGACCCAGCCCGAGCAAACCGCTCAACGGTGGGGCAAAAGAACGTAGAGACGGCCCTGAATGTGATTAAAAGCCATCAGCTTATTCTGGCCGCATCTCATGTGGGCGGGGAACTCGGAAGAAAGATACATTTCGACACCGATACCGGGGAAGTCCTGTTAAAACGTATCAACAGAACACCAGGCGAGGAGGTTCTGAACCGATGA